The Musa acuminata AAA Group cultivar baxijiao chromosome BXJ1-8, Cavendish_Baxijiao_AAA, whole genome shotgun sequence genomic sequence AGACGTGTGGTGAAATTGTTCAGTACTAACTCCGGCTTATGGTCTGTAGGATTTCCATGATTCTGGTTGCCAAAATAAACCCATAGTTAAAGGGATGTGTATGATGTATATGAAACTAAAAACCAATATTTTAAATGATGTAGCAAAACAGTTGAAAATGAATGTTTACAAAGCATTAAACTTCCAGATATTTATAAATTAGACATCTATTATGTAATGCTTGCACATATACTGATAAATTAATAAGAAATCAAATTATGGTATGGGCTAATCTGCATTAAAAGTCATTCGATTGAGAATATTTGTTAGAGCCTTCTGTGGAAGCTTAGGGTTGGTAGGTGATCAAGACAATGAACAAGCTAGAGCATCAGCATGTCACAGATGCGGCAATCatcaagacattttataagcatcACAAGGGCAAAAAAATCACAGATGCAACTTTCATATTATTGGTCCATACATAATATAAAATTGCCACAATTCAAATCGACAAAAAATCATTCCTCCGACCGTAGTACTATAACAACTATATCAAAAGTACAACTTAGAGATGTGGCAATAGTCATATATTGTAACTGATTTGCAGTAAAATGCAGAACAAGAGCTATATTTCCAAATTGACATACATGAACAATGACAAAGAGGAACAAGGTCAAGCAAAATTTACTATTATACTACTGATTTGCCTTACTTGCGAAGGCATTCTAGTAATGTCCTAGAATGATACTGCTAAGCAGTATATATCAAAGAGGGATCCATGCCAAGCCAAAACAATGCAGGTACGCCATCAGCATGGTATGAACCTCATTTTACGAACAGCTTGACTTGAAACTCAAATCAATATTCAGGAGATTTTTGAGACAGTTTAAGGATCTCCAAGGGGCTCAAAGGCACCATACTATATCTAGTTTGGATTACTATTTATTAAGtttattaatgatttttttattattgcttTATTCCAAAGGATCTTAAACTTTTTTTAATGCATTTTTCAATTTTTTGAACTACTATGCAGCTGGGATATTATGATACAAGTAATGCTTATCAGGTTCAGAAGCTAAGATTTTGTGTGAAGCTATAAGGATGACGTTATGATTTATTTATCCTCTCCAAGACAAGTAATCATACAATATCATAAACTTCAGTAAttatttaagaaataaaaaactTAAATGATCTGTGAGTACTTGACAACATTGTACTCTATAATAATCCAGGATGCATTTCTAAGATGTCCCCATGTTTCAAAAGCTCAAGTGAAAATTTGAGTTCACATTGCTAGTGAAATAAACCATGCCAACTTGTACATACTATAGTTACTAAATGACTGTATGGAAGCAAGAAGAGAAACTCCAAAGTATGATGGAACTCAACTATTTTTCATGCATTTTTCAAGTGCAAGTGAATGTACCTTAATTTCCTTCCGCAAGACTAATTTAGATAGTTTGAAATGTGCCGTAGGTCCATCAGGCAAGTTTATGATCAACAGAGCATCTATAAAAACAGGTATTTAAAGACAGAATTACAGATGTAAAAACAAACAACAATCAATGACAAAACAAGAGTCACTATCTCCCATGTTGCTTCTAACCTGGTTCCCTTCGATTTGAATGGACCACTACAACTGAAGTGAAGTCTTTGTTCTTTGCATATTCAACAATCTGCAATAAGAGAAACAATCATCATAATAAAGGCTCAGCAAAATAAGAAACCATAATTTTGGTTCATCACAAATGCTTCACCTTCTTCAGTTCATAGGTTCCTCTCTTATGGTAATGAGCATTTGGAATCACAGACAATAACTCTTGAATGAAGGCAGGACCTCTCTGCATGCATTTTCAAAAAAGTAAGAATTCAGTGGTGGCCTTAGTTCCTAGTAAATATGGATTCCACGAatcctaaaaaatatttaaagataggaCAAGAAGGACACAcaaataaacaacaaaagaaaaggtaAAAGTGATGGAAAGACGAACACTAAAAACGTACTGTGGAATTGAAACGATTTGTGGTGATTAATATCTTTGGTGTCACTTCTTGTTTCAGGACTTGGCTAAATTCATCGGCATCATTCCCTGCAAATAACTGGACTAGCCATTATCAGGAATAACTAACCAACATCTAGTAGAAAGCAAGAGAAGAAAACATAAACCGAATAGCATGCTCACCTCTTCATCATCAGGTCGACAGACCGTCTCATCGACCTCCCTAGTGTTCTCGATCGTCCGCGGCACCTTCTTCTCCGGAGGCTATCGATCAAGAAACAAGATTCATAACCCGAAAAGCGAAAGCCAAGCAAAAGGTGGAGATCAAAGGGGAAAGAACTTGCCTCCTCGCCGAGGTCAAGGGCTCGCTTGATGGCGGCCTCTCGTGCCTTGGCCTGCTTCCGCTTCTCGATCTTCTTCTCGCGCTTGAGCTTGGCATGGAtgacactcctcttctccttgttcTTGATCATCGAGGGAAGCGTCGTCCCCTTCTTCGTCTGTGGATAAGTAGCTTCAGTTATGCCAAGATTACCCATATGTTCATATTATACAAGTCAGATTATGGAAGATCATCAATTTATACAAGCAGACTGTCCATTTTGGAGAATTTTAGTTGTTTGACCAAAAGAAAGTTCTTCAATTCCCAAGAAACCTGTATGCATTATATAACGAAGATACCAGATTTGAAATGAAGGGTTCGACCAATGTCCAATTTAGCTTTAAAAAATTCTAAACCATTATGATTACTAACAGACAATCAAGATAATAACCAGTATAAGAATCTGAAAAGCAGTTAAAAACCTCGCCCAGACTGTCCATTCTTTATGTTAACAGTAGAAATAACCAaattgaaaaatgaagcatgacaaGTAGAACAATCAGGTAGTGGAGCAGAGAAGGATGAAGGCCAGAAAGGGTGGACTAGGCAGGCATGTGAAGAGATATGTGCACTGCCAGTGTTAGCTTAATGAAGGTAACAGAAGACATCACAACTGAATGGTCAACAAATATGATGTGAGTGGTTCAAATATCTTGAGGTGGACCTTACCCACTGCTGTACAGGTGTGTCTGTGTGGACTGTGTGCATGACATCCTTTTCGGATTGGGCAGCCAGAATTTCAGGGTCAAGAATGATAAATTTTTCCATCAAATCCACAAAATCAAGTTCAAGTCTATGGAATATAAAAAATTCAAGAAGTACTAGCCCCATAGCCTAATAGGCAAGCAGGAAAAGAATAGATGTTACCACCATCTGCTTTAGATCCGACATCTATGAATCACTGTGTGCAGGCTCTGCATGAGAGagggaaaaggaaaagagaaggaagagttCTAATCATTATATGTAGGTGAGGAACAGGAAgaggcaaagagagagagagagagaaagagaggggggGCAGAAAATGAGGGATGCAATGTATCAGCAACTTTAGAATTTGAATTGAAAATTATGTCGATCAAATCAAAATAACTGAAATGTTATAAACCATAACTCAATTAGGTTTAAGGTTGTCACTGTATGTGGGGGGCCCTAATTTTGATTCACACCCATCTGACACCCATCTGAATCAGGGCCAAACCAGTCCTTGGTCAGGATATGGTTCATCAATAGGTATAACCATAAACATCCCATGAGGCTGATATATGATAATCATTTGACTGGAACTCAAAATCTTGTATCTTCAAGAACATAAATATCGTAGCCTAGACATTAAACATGACAATAAATAAtctcatcaaataaaaaaaatttaagctaGATGATAATTTCAGATTTCAGCATAGCTTAAAAGTAAAACCACCAACACCAGGACCTATTTGATCTAGTTGGAGTTGGAATTTTTGCTATGTTTACGAGGAGTATGAAAGAGTCCGGCTCATTTGCTTCTTAGAATCCCACTAGCAGACGACAAACATTGACTTGAAGCTTTAACAGTATCCATAGTAATTGATTATTTATCATGTCATACTCATCTTCCAAGCATACATTCCATCAAAGAATATTAACACCAGTCGGGGAGAGTGTTGAACAAAATTGACAAGTCAACGGATTCATGGACTCATGAGAAAAGAATGTTAATTATAAATAAGCGAAAGCCAAAACTAAGCATCATAGAATTAAGTTCAAAACCATATAAAAACATCAAACTCCAAGAGAGAAGTACAAGTATTAGACAGTAAAAGATGAAGCCCTTAGGTGTCACCACAAAAGCTAAACCAGAAATTAACAACTTGCTGGCTTCATATGGAGAACAAGAAACGAACCTTTCACTTATAGAAGCAAAAAGCTGCGGATCTCAACATCAAAAAAATGCTTAAAAGCATATCATAACTAAAAACGTAAATTTTCATCATATTAACCAAAGCAACTGAAAACCACCAAAAAATTTGCCAACGACTAAACCTTAGCCAACGAACACATTACTTTTCCAACGACAACCGAAAATGAACTGACAGATCCCACAAAAGGACTACCTCTCCGCGATCTTCGCCTCGGCTTAGCCATCAAGAAACGACGAAGGAGCAAGAATGGATCAAATCAATCCGATGAGAAACcaagaaaggaaaggaagagtGATCGAAGGCGTACGATTAAGCGCTGGTAGAACTTGCGCTTGAAGTGGTCGACGACGTCGGATCGAGCGGCCATGTGGGGCGGGATCAGGACGTTGGACCAGTACTCCGCCCATCGGGGATCGTTGTCGTAGTCGTACGCCGCCGCCG encodes the following:
- the LOC135587510 gene encoding uncharacterized protein LOC135587510 isoform X3, with the translated sequence MDSLGETKKGTTLPSMIKNKEKRSVIHAKLKREKKIEKRKQAKAREAAIKRALDLGEEPPEKKVPRTIENTREVDETVCRPDDEELFAGNDADEFSQVLKQEVTPKILITTNRFNSTRGPAFIQELLSVIPNAHYHKRGTYELKKIVEYAKNKDFTSVVVVHSNRREPDALLIINLPDGPTAHFKLSKLVLRKEIKNHGNPTDHKPELVLNNFTTRLGHRVGRMIQSLFPQDPNFRGRRVVTFHNQRDFIFFRHHRYIFEAKEKKDESMAKAAKSKNITQEKVIVRLQECGPRFTLKLRNLQHGTFDSKGGEYEWVHKPEMDTSRRRFFL
- the LOC135587510 gene encoding uncharacterized protein LOC135587510 isoform X2, translating into MSDLKQMVTKKGTTLPSMIKNKEKRSVIHAKLKREKKIEKRKQAKAREAAIKRALDLGEEPPEKKVPRTIENTREVDETVCRPDDEELFAGNDADEFSQVLKQEVTPKILITTNRFNSTRGPAFIQELLSVIPNAHYHKRGTYELKKIVEYAKNKDFTSVVVVHSNRREPDALLIINLPDGPTAHFKLSKLVLRKEIKNHGNPTDHKPELVLNNFTTRLGHRVGRMIQSLFPQDPNFRGRRVVTFHNQRDFIFFRHHRYIFEAKEKKDESMAKAAKSKNITQEKVIVRLQECGPRFTLKLRNLQHGTFDSKGGEYEWVHKPEMDTSRRRFFL
- the LOC135587510 gene encoding uncharacterized protein LOC135587510 isoform X5; its protein translation is MIKNKEKRSVIHAKLKREKKIEKRKQAKAREAAIKRALDLGEEPPEKKVPRTIENTREVDETVCRPDDEELFAGNDADEFSQVLKQEVTPKILITTNRFNSTRGPAFIQELLSVIPNAHYHKRGTYELKKIVEYAKNKDFTSVVVVHSNRREPDALLIINLPDGPTAHFKLSKLVLRKEIKNHGNPTDHKPELVLNNFTTRLGHRVGRMIQSLFPQDPNFRGRRVVTFHNQRDFIFFRHHRYIFEAKEKKDESMAKAAKSKNITQEKVIVRLQECGPRFTLKLRNLQHGTFDSKGGEYEWVHKPEMDTSRRRFFL
- the LOC135587510 gene encoding uncharacterized protein LOC135587510 isoform X4, which translates into the protein MDSLLTKKGTTLPSMIKNKEKRSVIHAKLKREKKIEKRKQAKAREAAIKRALDLGEEPPEKKVPRTIENTREVDETVCRPDDEELFAGNDADEFSQVLKQEVTPKILITTNRFNSTRGPAFIQELLSVIPNAHYHKRGTYELKKIVEYAKNKDFTSVVVVHSNRREPDALLIINLPDGPTAHFKLSKLVLRKEIKNHGNPTDHKPELVLNNFTTRLGHRVGRMIQSLFPQDPNFRGRRVVTFHNQRDFIFFRHHRYIFEAKEKKDESMAKAAKSKNITQEKVIVRLQECGPRFTLKLRNLQHGTFDSKGGEYEWVHKPEMDTSRRRFFL
- the LOC135587510 gene encoding uncharacterized protein LOC135587510 isoform X1, which translates into the protein MGEEEERDPQRLKRIAAAAYDYDNDPRWAEYWSNVLIPPHMAARSDVVDHFKRKFYQRLITKKGTTLPSMIKNKEKRSVIHAKLKREKKIEKRKQAKAREAAIKRALDLGEEPPEKKVPRTIENTREVDETVCRPDDEELFAGNDADEFSQVLKQEVTPKILITTNRFNSTRGPAFIQELLSVIPNAHYHKRGTYELKKIVEYAKNKDFTSVVVVHSNRREPDALLIINLPDGPTAHFKLSKLVLRKEIKNHGNPTDHKPELVLNNFTTRLGHRVGRMIQSLFPQDPNFRGRRVVTFHNQRDFIFFRHHRYIFEAKEKKDESMAKAAKSKNITQEKVIVRLQECGPRFTLKLRNLQHGTFDSKGGEYEWVHKPEMDTSRRRFFL